From Equus przewalskii isolate Varuska chromosome 7, EquPr2, whole genome shotgun sequence, one genomic window encodes:
- the NDUFV2 gene encoding NADH dehydrogenase [ubiquinone] flavoprotein 2, mitochondrial produces MFLSAVLRARAPGLAAQWGRHIRNLHKTAVQNGAGGALFVHRDTPENNPDTPFDFTPENYKRIEAIVKNYPEGHKAAAVLPILDLAQRQNGWLPISAMNKVAEVLQVPPMRVYEVATFYTMYNRKPVGKYHIQVCTTTPCMLRNSDSILEAIQKKLGIKVGETTPDKLFTLIEVECLGACVNAPMVQINDNYYEDLTPKDIEEIIDALKAGTIPKPGPRSGRFSCEPAGGLTSLTEPPKGPGFGLQAGL; encoded by the exons ATGTTCCTCTCCGCGGTGCTCAGGGCCCGGGCGCCGGGCCTCGCCGCCCAGTGG ggAAGACATATAAGGAATTTGCATAAGACAGCTGTGCAAAATGGAGCTGGAGGAGCCTTATTTGTG cATAGAGATACTCCTGAGAATAACCCAGATACTCCATTTGATTTCACACCAGAAAACTATAAG AGGATAGAAGCAATTGTAAAAAACTATCCTGAAGGGCATAAAGCAGCAGCAGTGCTTCCAATCCTGGATTTAGCCCAAAGACAGAATGGATGGCTGCCCATCTCTGCTATGAACAAG gTTGCAGAAGTCTTACAAGTACCTCCAATGAGAGTATATGAAGTAGCAACTTTTTATACAATGTACAATCGGAAGCCAGTTGGAAAGTACCACATTCAGGTCTGCACTACTACCCCTTGCATGCTTCGAAACTCTGACAGCATACTGGAGGCCATTCAGAAAAAGCTTG gaataaagGTTGGAGAGACCACACCTGACAAACTTTTCACTCTTATAGAGGTGGAATGTTTAGGGGCCTGTGTTAATGCACCAATGGTTCAGATAAATGACAACTACTAT gaGGATCTGACACCTAAGGATATTGAAGAAATTATTGATGCACTCAAGGCTGGCACAATTCCAAAACCTGGGCCAAG gaGTGGACGTTTCTCTTGTGAGCCAGCTGGGGGTCTTACCTCTTTGACTGAACCACCCAAAGGACCTGGCTTTGGTTTGCAAGCAGGCCTTTAA
- the LOC103554156 gene encoding divergent paired-related homeobox-like produces the protein MSDPGDLPKGKPQKYPQRKRTMFTQKQLADLRLLFNENPYPTSSLQREMASKMEIHPTVVKVWFKNHRAKLKRAKYKPIQQKQQEAQQQQLAEAGGKASSSKTGADTPPRSPRRALPASLVYTEHPVPAFQLRLCPNFNAHTDHFVGHKIVHFGCCRDPNIYCLSPTLESQVLSTSISANSFCSSSPPRSCQ, from the coding sequence ATGTCTGACCCAGGGGATCTTCCTAAAGGAAAGCCCCAGAAGtatccacaaaggaaaagaaccaTGTTCACTCAGAAACAACTGGCGGATTTGCGGCTCCTGTTCAATGAGAACCCATACCCGACCTCCAGCCTTCAGAGAGAAATGGCCTCAAAAATGGAGATACATCCAACAGTCGTGAAGGTTTGGTTCAAGAACCACAGAGCAAAACTCAAGAGAGCCAAATACAAGCCTATTCAGCAAAAACAACAAGAGGCTCAACAGCAGCAATTAGCTGAGGCAGGAGGCAAGGCCAGCTCTTCCAAGACAGGCGCGGATACACCTCCCAGATCCCCTCGCAGGGCCCTCCCCGCATCCCTGGTTTATACAGAGCATCCAGTGCCTGCCTTCCAGCTCCGCCTGTGCCCCAATTTTAATGCTCACACAGACCACTTTGTTGGCCACAAAATAGTTCATTTCGGCTGCTGCCGAGACCCTAACATATACTGCCTCTCTCCCACTCTGGAATCCCAAGTTCTTTCCACGAGCATCAGCGCTAATTCCTTCTGCTCTTCATCACCACCAAGATCTTGTCAGTGA